CTGTTTGTTTTTACGTGAGGAAGTATGGTCCTCTTCTGCCTTTTAGGCGGCTCTACCATATTATAACGAATCCCTGTGTCTCTTTCGCAACTGCCCCATAAGATATACAAAGTGAAAGTAACTAGTTTACACATGACTTGTGGCCCCCGTCGCCTTACTCCCCATCCTGCTCTTTTCATAGACAATTGGTGAAGGTGCTACTCACTTTCACAACCTCATTTCTAAAAACATGGCATGATCAAAGTGTTCTTTGTAAACTTTAACCACTCCATTTCTCTAATATTTGACCATAACTCCACGCCTCACTCATATGTTTATCAGGTATCACTTTCCTTATTTCTAATTTGAATCACTTAAAAGGAAGATTTAGAATTGGATTTGATCCaaactaaatataaacaaaatttaattttaaatattggttcaaattaaaaaagaaagtcaatttcaaaataatttaaaatcaataaattgaagttcaaaatcaatttaaaaataatttaccataaattgaattaatatgactCAAACTTAGCTCGTTATGTTAAAACGAGTTTAATAATTGGTTTTAACTTGAACTTGAGCACATTATAGTTTCAATCTAAGGCGAATGGGCCAATGAATCTACTCCAATCCTCAACAAATTGTTTCGTAGAATTAATATAGTAAAGAGATGTTGTCaacccttttttgtttttcctttcttcGTTGGTATCTTTGTTGTTAATAGATTAAATTCATCAAACTCCTAGCATTAAAAACAATCGTtatctttatatacatatttttccCCTTGTAAAAAGATGCATAGAGAGCCCAAATAAACTAGTATTTAAAATGTAGGACAGATTATAAAGATTTCGAAACTACATTAGCTCATACTGATGCTAGAGCTATAATATGGGTAAGATTTGATCTTACTTAAATTTAGaatgaataaattaagtttgagttaagaattaaaattgttttttgataATACAAGTGAAgcttgaatcaattcaaatgtTTGGTTTCGAATAAGTTAGTATCGAATACGAAATTAAATTCCCGTATGTATCTAAGAGgttcaaaagaaaaagagggaAGCCTTTTATCGGGACAGAAAATTAAACGCCACTTCAACTTTTCGAGGGTATGTAGTGGTAGCTCTCTAGAGCATCAAAGGCgtttcctttctttttataaaggaaatttgtaattttttggcACAATTCCGAACTCCTTTTGCTCTCTACTAATAGTGGACTGTGGTCCATTTAAATTGCAAAAAGAATCAATTCTACTTTCGCCCTTTACAAATAGTGGGCTGTGGTCCATTAGAATTGGATAAATAATCTGAGGTCCATAAGCACTTAATTTGGTTAATAAGAGTACTATTATTgcatataaatcatatcatAGCAACATTGAAACTACAGGTGGGTTCAAACTTCGATCCTGCTTGAACTTAGATTATTGTTCAGTTCGGTTTGAACCTTTTCATTAACACGACAAGAGTAGATTTGAGTTAAGTCAAATCTaagaatcaattcaaatttgatttgaatttagaacAATTAACTTGATATTGAACTTGGCTAGTTTGAGATAGTTGTTCAATGacaccaaagaaaaagaaaaattatcagaaaagaaaaatcatcattaaaaaagaaaaaaaatcttaaatgtgGCAAGCTCCAATGCAGCAACATTAACATGTTGTCAATCTTGAGTCAAGATCAATGAGCTCAAGCACTAGCTCAAACTTGGCTCTTATGAACCAAACAACAGTCTAAGCTCGAACTAGTTTAGATCGATTCCACCCCTAGGTATCTGCATTGTCTCACTGCAGCTCACCTTGTCaacaatcattttctttttttcgatgattcttcatttcttttttaacaatttgaacgagtcaaacttaaaccaaacatgaGTTAACCCTTAGTCGGATTTATCTCAACtcgattttatctctaactggAACAATACCTAAATGTTCATAACAACTCACCAACGTGTGTAACATAAATGGCCAATGACAAGAGGGGATTGACTTCAATTATCCGTGGACCAGGGCCCCAAATTTCTTAATAATCAAAGAAAAGACATGGAGATGCTAAGCACTTAATGAAAAGGGACCACATtctctttattctcttttttgttaGGACGGCCTAACATGTTGCAGTCTTGAGCTAAAATATGCTGTCAATGGCAGCGGAGAATCCTGATTCATGAACTGAGTAGCAGGGAAACAAGGCCAATTATATGAAGCATTATGGTTCTTTTCACAGCTCATGATTGGGCTTTTATTATACTTCACAGAAATTCTACTTATACAATTTCATTATATTGAGCAAAACCAATTtgggttcaaatttatgtttagtttaaacaagttaaattaGAGTTAAACTCCAGTTTGATTGAAATTGGGTAGAATTGGATTCGAATCAAAGCATCTCGGCATGACTAGGTgtttatttaagtcaaatttgaattggagCTTGAGTGTGACAGtttgttttgagtttaatttgaatcctcttttattatattattcatctcattaataatattattaatcttgTTGGTGATACTATACACCATCCCATTGGAATCCTTCAACAACTTCTTTGGTTAGCTCGAATGCACTTAAGCACATCATTTAGGGTTCATGATGAGTTTGAGTCCATTATCGGACTCTAATCAGCTCTAATCCAGCTTTCAGATTGAGGGCTCGCCGATGTCACCACACTTGATCTCTTCTCGCTGGGGATTCCTCTTCTTCTATGGCAATTATTCTTTCGTCCTCGGCAAGTCTTCCCTTCTTTTAACGACTCGTCTTTTTCTTCTATGATGTTATTGTTTGCCAAACTCAATCCCGAGCTGGCCATTAAAACTTCAAGCCGACTAAGCTTGACCTTGCGAAGTTAGCTGCGCTTCTACTTGAATCTACGCCTAGCTACTAGCAAACCATGTGCTTCTTTGCTACAGTTGCGgactttgtattttgttttcatGTTCCTTTCTCTCAGGTGCACTAATATAATTAACTCAGCACTCCCAGATGATATCCAATTACTAAGtaaatttcaaaatgaatatCTCTGAATACTCAATAAAGAGAAATTGTAATGGCGAATTAGAAGTAAAATATACAAGAACCAATTGTACTTCATTTTAAGATTTATGAAACATGACTGAAGAAAATCAATTTACGAAAATTCCAAACTGTACAAAGTTCCATTCCATTTACATTCACATGATCTGCAGACTGGTTTCGAAGAATTTCATTTTGTTCTAAGTAATTGAAACATAAGGAAAGCGAAACAAGGCTAGATTTGAAACAAGTTGCTTGAGTTTTAGCTGAATTCAAACTTCAACTCGTTAAATTTGAACTGATCTCGAACTGGGTCTTTTTCATGCTTGATCcgaatcaaattgaatccaGTCCAACTCTCTAATGGTGCGTGAGAGTGTTGAGTAGTGAAACCCTAGTGTTGATCAAGCTTCTAAATGCTTTTTCACTAACACTATCAACACTGCAGATACAACCTTCTAAATGCTGCATTTTCTTCAATACCTTGTCAACATGTTCGTCATCTTTTTTTCTCAAACCCCACAAGATCTCTGCACTAACTTGTTGAAATTCTTCAATACTTTCTTCAACCTTGAGACTCTTAGCCCTCTTGCTTAACCTCAGCCCCATCCAAGAAGACTTTCTCGACgcaaatgatgatgaaattcCACTAAAAAGAGCTTCTGTGACCAACAATGTCACTTCCACAGCTTCACAGACCACACCAGCCAACTCAGTGTTAGCAATATTCGACACCAACAGGGATCTTGGAACTGGGTATTGCCCAATACATCGAATTGCTGATGCAAGTTTAACCATCTCTTTAGCAATCTTTTTTCTAGCTTTTAAATACAAAGCCACTCTTGAATCATCTTTCTTCCTTATAGCCACCTGTGCCGCAAGCTGCTCTTCTTTAAGAGCCAAAACTGACGTCTGAAAGATTCCATAAACGTCAACAAAGCGAAGAAAATCTTCTAGAAGCTTCTCGACCCACTGGTGCTGGTTACGAAGAGACTCCTGTGTTTGAGGGAGTTGGAGAATATCATCAAGAGAGTCGTGAACGTCTTTGAGACGACGTAAGCCGTCACAGAGCCAAGCCGATGTTCGGTTTTCAGATTTGGAAGACCAGATTTTGAGCTCATTGATCTCAGTTTTGATCTGGGAAATCAAAGGATGTGATCTGCATGGAAGACTGACGGATCTTACGTGATGAGATATAGGCGGTTTCGATGGACGGTTGGGATGCTTGTTGGGAAATGAAAGAGAACGCTTGAAGACGCCCACCATTTCTGTAGTAACAATGGtaatttatttcttgtttttgcGAGGAAGAAATGGAATGAAGAAGAAGTATATAaagggaagaagaagacaaCTGAGGCGCACGTACGCACGAGGGGGTTAGGAAGAAGAGACTTGATCCGCGAATAATTATAGCTGTTGTTGAAGCTTAATCATGTGGGAGGTTTGAGCTTGAAAACCGAGGCGTCAATGGGTTCCTTTTCCTGTGGAGAGCAGACACCACGTGGTTTTGACACCTGGCTTTCCTTCTACACTGATCATGCGACTCCATGTTTTTTTATCTGTCCTTGCTGTCACTCCTGTCCAGGCTActaccaaaaaagaaaacaatggaAACAAAACCTCGAGCCATTAACCCAATAACCAGGACATATGTTTTTTTCCCCCACCCCTTGTTCCAGCTGGCTCTATTGTCAGTTCCATCAAGTTCGAAATGAATTGCTCTTAGTCGAGCTTTAGCTTAAATATCAAGGTTTAGtattatcaaattcaaattaaaatttttgtgtgTTCTTATCAAACtcgtaaaaattaaaaaaaaatcgatTAAAACTTGCCAAAACAAAATTCTTTTGTCAATTATAGATGATAATATAGATATTGAAACAATGTCTTTGTAATTCTATAACTAAACTtgaaatgatttaaatttgaattcaaatataattctaaCTAGTAAGCATTTATTGATTTGGGATATAACAACGGGCAATGGCATCCATAAGAGGCAAGCCGGCCGGCACCCATCCTTGGACCAATGTGGCAAGTTTATGGTATGTCTCTGCATTAAATCagtttcaaaattcaaatatatggCGATAATGCGGTTCTATGGGTTGGCCTTCAACAAATCTGGACAGAACATGATAGTTCAGCCATCTctattttagttttcaatttaacTCCCTTAGGAAACCCAACCAAACTGGAAAGAACACAAATACTCCAAACATGAACACATGAGCTcatgttttacaaaaaaaaattccattcGAAAAAACCACAGGCAGAAGAAAATTGCAATATGAACATGTCTGAAGGCAGTGCCAGGCCGAATTAAGGAACGGCGAGACCCGTGATATGGCTGAAGGTTTCTTGTGCAATGCCTTCTTAGGCTTTTAGTGGACCAACTtgtcatattataatatttttatttttaaattttattttatttcttttaggCCGTATCAACCTAACCCGTAAAGTCACGGTACTATCCGCTCAACCCAACCTCACCCATTGGACATGTCTATATGAATGAATAAGCggacaagattttttttttttaaattgtttttttttttaaggagcAAGCACATATATCACCTCACGGTACTATACAAGTTGATGCATTTTAAGGAGCAAGCACAGCTGTCACATATATCACCGTCTCTGGAGAGATTTTAAACATCCCATAGATTTGATAATGGTGTAGGCGTAGTTCGTAGttcgatatattattataactaAAGTTAATGCAAGTGGATCGGAGCCAGGAGATTGCCATTGCCAATGTGCCAATCTTGAGCTCCTGGTTTCGCTGGAAACCGAGACCTGCGTGCTGTGCTGGATGAAGATTGAGCGTAGCACATAATAATTAATGG
This is a stretch of genomic DNA from Mangifera indica cultivar Alphonso chromosome 11, CATAS_Mindica_2.1, whole genome shotgun sequence. It encodes these proteins:
- the LOC123229201 gene encoding uncharacterized protein LOC123229201, giving the protein MVGVFKRSLSFPNKHPNRPSKPPISHHVRSVSLPCRSHPLISQIKTEINELKIWSSKSENRTSAWLCDGLRRLKDVHDSLDDILQLPQTQESLRNQHQWVEKLLEDFLRFVDVYGIFQTSVLALKEEQLAAQVAIRKKDDSRVALYLKARKKIAKEMVKLASAIRCIGQYPVPRSLLVSNIANTELAGVVCEAVEVTLLVTEALFSGISSSFASRKSSWMGLRLSKRAKSLKVEESIEEFQQVSAEILWGLRKKDDEHVDKVLKKMQHLEGCICSVDSVSEKAFRSLINTRVSLLNTLTHH